The window ACAGAGTGCCGCATGCACAGAAACAAGTGCTACAAGATCTGATAGAGGAACAACTGGATAAGGGAATcataataccgagtgtatcaccatggtcagcaccagtggtcatagtgccaaagaaacctggtccagatggtgttgtaactcacagaatgtgcatcgactacagagatctgaactcatgcacagtaccagaagtttatcctttaccagatattcacgaaacacttgacatgcttggtggaagtaaattctttactgcgCTAGACATAAATTCgggatttttccaaattaaaatgcatcctgacagccaagagaaaacagctttcagtactccaacaggacattatgaatataccagaatgcccatgggtcttataaactcccctgcagttttccagaggctgattgataccactttatcaggactgaagggaaagtcttgtttaccatacatggatgacatcttagtctacagcccgacaatagaacagcatgcacaagatttgagtgacgtgctagagaggtttaaggaggtaaacttaagtgtgcagctaaagaaatgccaaattaCAAAACCTGAAATCAATTTTTTAGGacatataatcacgaatcaaggagtaaagcctTGTCCAAAAAAGATTGAAGCTGTAAAGGAGTTTCCTCAAccaaagaatgagaaagaaatcagaggattcattggattatgcagttactacagaaggcatgttccaaactttggggacatagccaaaccattaactaaattgatcaaaaagaatgaaaaatttaattggacaccagattgtgagacagctttcaaaaaactaaaagaaaaactaaccactgaacccttgttgatctacccagacttttcgaaatctttcattcttagcaCAGATGCCAGCAACGTAGCGATTGGTCCAGTGCTAGGACAAGAAATAAACGGTGTAGAACATCCTATAGCATACGCATAAAGACAGTCGAATTCTgcagaacagaactacagtgtaaccgaaagagagttattagctgtagtttgggcAGTTAAGTACTTCAGATGTTATCTTTATGGAAGATCTTTTTCTCTTTACACGGATCAAAGTGCAATCAAAtggttactatcattaaaagatccttcaagtagattaacaagatgggctttgaaattagctgagtatgattacaaagtttaccacaaacccgatgtgaaaaacaaaaatgcagattgtctaagtAGAGTAGTATACAAAAACAAGTgtgaaaaattacctttattagatatagacgTGATTAAACAGCTCAAaagaaaagataaagaatgtcaaaaactgaaaatgcacaaacatttcaaaacaagtccccaaggagtggtgtacttcaagaaagaagatgaaaaattaattgtaataccaagagaattgagagagaaagtaatacgactacatcatgatttgccaacgagtggacatggaggaataaagaagaccatattaagaattcaagacaaattctactggccaaaaatgagagcagatgtaacagcattcgtacgatcatgtgactcatgcaacagacgaacagattatggaaaatcaaaagcaccattagggaagtttcaagaagtaagtgaatttggttatagattagcatgcgacatagtaggtcccttaccgttaactagatcaaataataagtacatattaactgttatcgaccatttcacaagattcagaatatttatagcattaccagATCAAACAGCTGAAACCATAGCGCAagcatttgttcagaaagttaAAACGTCAATAGGAGTACCAAAATAACTAATTACAGACCAAGGACAAAATTTCACATCAGAATTGATTCAGAATGTttgcaaactactgaaaataaaaaaattacagacaacaGCTTACCACCCTATGAGTAACGGACGGACAGAGAGAGTGCACCGAACCATCCCTAAAATGCTGAGCCATTTTGTCAACAAAAACCAGTCAGACTGGGACGAACTGTTACCCATGATCAACATGGCATACAACAGCCAAGAACACGAGAGTACAGGGTACACCCCTTTTGAAATGGTGtacggaaagaagatggaaacaccCTTAGAGGCAGATCTCACAATAACTGAGGACATAGATGTCTACTCAGATTATGTGGAAGATCTACGAAccagattaaaagagattcaagaaatatcgaaacactgccaggaacaggcaaggaaagctcaaaagaatcattacgacaagaagtcgaaagaaagtgagtattatgtcggacagttagtgtacttgcatgtaccacacataaaaaagggaagagttaaaaaaactctcacagttatggaaaggtccatacaaaatagtagaaatcgtatCTGAGTTAAATGCAGTTTTAAGAATAAGAGGGAAAAACGTCAAAGTACACGTGAACAGGATCAAGCCAgtagttgaactgaaaaacaaagaagaagaaagtgAAGACAACGTAGAAGAATTTCAGGAGAGTGAAGATGAAGAAGCACTACGAGTTCCTAGTAAGGAAGTAAGAAGATTAGTAAGCCTTGAAGAAGAAGCAAGTGATGCagaagaggaggttgaagatccaacagtaccaagccaagcagcagagcaagcCGGACCGAGTAGATTACAACCTGCCcaagaaagaaacaatgaaagACCAGTCAGGGAAAGGAGGAAACCATCCAGACTGGAAGActatgaagttgagttgtaaatagaagcatacaagttgtactataataatgtagaagtgTTATATCATGAGAGAAGTAAGATAAAAGCCGAAGCTGTTGTGTATTCTTgaaatttcatcttgtaggataacaactcagtagcgaatgaagtgaaaatgatcagtttgacagaagtgaaaatgtgaaacgaatgttgctgaATGAGTCTGAATGTTGTGTGAGAGAAAACAAAAAGAGGGTACCCTGAAGACTAAAAATTGTCTGAGTATATCCACACAAGTACATGAGATCACTGAGAGTACTAACACAGAAGgccagaaaaaaaaaatttgtaagaaGTAAAAGGATAAATCGAGTTATTTTAAgatcaattgtgttatattataataaggagAAGTTAGTTAAGCAACATTGAAtatccataaaataaaacataggttagattatagatgtcaattataacctttgttacaggactaatgattattacgttggtcaaagcagctgaaatgagccaaggagttgtgtttaggaaGCTAGAAGATTCCGTGATATCCGGAGATGAATGGAGaatcgttttagactttgatctagtagagatccttgatgaactgataccattaaaagaaagatgtgtagaattagaacagtttaaaaatattagtgtaaacgtctgggatgaagacttcgagtttgaatatataagagtgaaAGAAGGAATCGAACAGTATGAGAGTAATATAACcgacttattaaaacttttgccacctgCTGGAAATTCTAGAAATAAGCATGGACTTATGAATGCAGGGGGTtatgcattaaagtggttatttggtgtaccgactagtgaagatttagaacatgtaaataccaaggtagacgaactaaagttaataagtggtacagttgttagttcgagtcatacacaaataatttgatgaaaggtattaattctagaattgtaactaacactaaagctattcatgaaatcatgattaagttatctacagccaacgacaggttaataacatcattaacgaatttcaatgaacagaatataatgatgcatcagtccttagcaaaacatatggcaattacaacaatgttaagacatttaggtcaaactgttgatgaagctaagctaagagtagtagagtttaggcaagcattagaacttatatactctggtaagataagcagtaaattactaaatccacatgatttgacaaaagtattgaataaaattgaaaagagtataccatctcatttgaaactaattgttcctgtaaataATGAAGATATATGATATATGTATTATGATCTTTGTACAGCACAAGCATTAGCCAATCCAGCtagcataagattgattgttacagtaccattaagctcaattgatagacaatttgaaacctatagaatcgaagtgataccactttatcaacctagGTTAAGACATTGGTTAGTTTGGAAGATTGAACACGACTACTTGTCGATATCTAAAGATAGACAGTACTATGTACCTCTCACCTCagatgaatatgttcaatgtaggcacaattatgttaaaatttgtccaaattcaataagtgtgttacaccatacagtcgatggttgcatctattcactgtttatgggatTAGGTTCTGTAACTCAAAGTGTAACAGAGTCCTAACTGAGAATGTAAATTcaccgttttggttacaaaatggcaatgactggatttatagtgttgcagagccttataaagtaatattaaattgttttagaaacattgaagatgatacatctgtaattaaaacagacattgtaaTAGATTATTTAGAAGTTGTTGTTAATACCTCAGGTATCATAAAACAGATATCAAGGTGTGATAATTTTGGGaaaagtggtaaaatattttcGAGGATCAGAGGGAATATAGTTTATAGAAGAAATATTACGCACCTTCATATACCGAAAATGAACATATTGCAGCCGAATGAAACTGCTCTTAtcttaataaacaataacttaacttttgaaacgctaaaagatataaaaaagaatctaattgatgATCATGTAGAAATAGACCTAAATTCATTATTGTAAGGATCTAATGTAAACAAACCTgtcgtcattaatgtaaataagaattataattttattgtcatgtatgtagttttaagtttaaattgtatactgctcgtagtttttatatgtcataggagagtaagacgcctttgcacgaccagtcggcagcaaagacaaactcagagcacaagtggcccagaccagagccaactgacggtgagggtggaggaaggaactccattagcagagatcatccAAGAAGCCTCTATTGTTCGGATGACCCCCCCTCATGATTAAgtagtaaacaaacaaacaaaatgtgtgaaaatgtttaaagtgacaaatcaaaagactctgaccggcttgtgactctgaaagaaaaagaatattgtacattagtaataatcctaaatcttaatagtatcatgattatgtaaacttagattagtaagatgtatttaataatgtggAGAACacttcaggaaaaaaaaaatttttaagttacaaataagtcattaacatacaaatgtaatagattcaagatgtgccatcactttaatcctatgacacatcttttccagaggagagggtgatgtaacgacccgaacccaatattaacaataatccaGGAAATTATGcttatttggttttataacaatttcatccatttcgtaaaatttaaatgaagacataataataattgtaaagagtacagcactgttgaggaggtcagcagtaagactgctgacaatgcagagtcagcacctgcgtgtgctggaaggcagtctagttcaggcctcagactcgtagacatgtaactctctgtcgcactattataaaattttcgaaattctttcaataatgtaatccaatactttatatcattcagaagtgctctccccctttttaaccaatccaaattgtgtaatttttataaattaatcattataaacagtgtttttaaaattcaaacgttgttgcaaaaactttatttctttttccggaatcatccggtggtggcagcggataccaataaCATCCCCAAATTGGTCGCGTTACATATTGTAAGATATCAaatgttttgttgtatattattaatttaagtttagaaaaaggagaatttcctgaaaaactaaaagaAGCTGTTAttatacctatatataaaaaGGGTTCAAGGACAAGTTTTTGTAACAATAGGCCATTATCATTGTTGTCTTCGTTTGCTAAGGTATTTGAAAAACtagttaaagataaattattacaattttttgaagaatccagtttttttagtaaaaatcaattcAGCTTTCGGCAAGAGATGAGTACAGAGACAGCATTGCACGATTTTATAGATACAGTAATGAAAGGACttaacaacaaaaagaaaattactggactttttttagatattactaaagcatttgacacgGTTCACCATGATATACTTCTAGATAAATTATACAATGCCGGAATCAGAGGAGTTGCCTATAACTGGTTTAAAAGTTATCTGTCTGGGCGGAAACAGTATGTTAAAGTTAAAGATTCGAgaagtaaatttgaattttttttttattaaatttaaattaaatgtttttaaatgtattttatgtatgtactCTCTTGAGGTCcagttttattgtacaaaactagTGGGAGGGATATGCACTGTTAATGGCCatggtttaataataaacactaatgctgaaataatattattttgtctttgtattatgagttatgtatgaaatgttgtattgttggttgatagggaaatgtatgtgtgggtgtaggaaattgtacaatggatagtatttgtttaaaatagatgtagacataatgaggattataatttataatttattttacataattagtgTATGTctgatttatctgtttatcttCCAAGTAtgaatctgaatgaattttgttggtaagagggttttaggattatgttataatatttgaatataattgttgttctatcactgctagttcttttatttctatgaattatgtaaatgcctcgaaacaggctttgccttggaggccaatactttgtttctcggtatatgtatgtatgtatgtgtggcatGAATGTTGATGTGTCAAGGTCAGCCAGTACTGATATACTCTGTAATCGTGTGCTACGCACaagattattttgctatgtatgtggtttgcagttatatttgttgtatatttgtattgaatatgttgtaatgtgtgcatatttatgagaaataaagtttattctattctattgtaTATCAACTctcaaaattgaaattaaatgctTGATACTGATTTTGAAACTTACAGCTTTTGAACCTGCCACTTTCTTGAAAAGCTCCCAaagaacatttttcataaaatcagGATCAAAAGTTGATGGTACTTTTTTAGGTAATGATTTAGGTAGCGCTGGAGGTATTCCACAAGGAGGTCTTCTTCTAGGTCTTCCATTGTATCCACCACGTCTGCTATAAAATGTCGAACTACTCTTTTTCGGTGCTGTAATTCGTTGCTTTAAAACCAGTTTGTCAATGTGACTGGATGCTTTCATTGCAACTGGAAGCACATCTggattttcagaattaaatggtACTAGctgaaaacacaaattaaaaattactccATGTTATACAAATAACATCCTATTGAAAGTTACATTACTACTAGCATGTAAGTACaaagtatttaattgttaaaattaagtattggttgctttattaaaatgaaaatttaattaaatattagttacttaatttttaagattcAAGAGCAATCATTAAGCAATAACTTAAGAAGTATCTCACATTAATTAACACTTGATGGGTTAACACTAAGAGGGTAATCGAGAAAGTAACTATTGTGAATGCATAACATAGGAAGTACTGGAGGTAGCTCTGCCATATTGGCATTGATGTGTACAGTGGTTCAGAAAATTCTGTCTTTTACACAAGACAGTGACAGAAACACTAGATTACCACAAGTTTTGTGCTAGTTGGATAGCAAAACTGCTTACTGCCAACAGCAAACAAATATAACTAGTTTTACCATAAACTTTTTTGGACGGGATTATTGTTAGTAATGAGAATTGGTTGCCTAAATAAATTCTCAGATAAAACAGCAGTCAATGCAATGGGGACATACCCCTCTACCAAGTAAGCCAGAAAGTGGGTCAAACTTTCTCAGCATGAAAATTCATGGCTACAGCCTTCTGGGATGCTAGGTGTATACTCATTGATTTTATGGAACGCAGTAAGACCATCCCTTCTGAAGCCTATTGTTACACTTCGAAAAGACCATGAAGAGTGAACCAAAACAAACGTCATGGCCTTCTGACACCATGATTTTACATTTGTGCATGATAAT of the Homalodisca vitripennis isolate AUS2020 chromosome X, UT_GWSS_2.1, whole genome shotgun sequence genome contains:
- the LOC124369584 gene encoding tudor domain-containing protein 7-like, giving the protein MESKDELNFILRGLLISNPKVTKASRLQADFLETEGKHFPYRQLGFLSFLDYLRSIPSVVKLVPFNSENPDVLPVAMKASSHIDKLVLKQRITAPKKSSSTFYSRRGGYNGRPRRRPPCGIPPALPKSLPKKVPSTFDPDFMKNVLWELFKKVAGSKALLSSPMP